A single Patescibacteria group bacterium DNA region contains:
- the dnaJ gene encoding molecular chaperone DnaJ, producing MKNYYDALGVPKNASKEEIKKAFRKLAHKHHPDKKGGDEAAFKEINEAYHVLTDDKKRSEYDRYGRVFDGASGAGGANGGFEGFDFGGFSADGGAAGFDFGDIFEDIFGGFNAGYGRGARRGRDISIDLELSFEESIFGAERKVLLNKLATCDKCSGSGGEPGSGMKECPICRGQGRVRETKKSIFGTFASVRECEECNGKGKIPDKKCSTCHGAGVLKKSGEITITIPKGIQNGEMIKLPGAGEAVSHGASGDLYVKIHILSHKIFKREGNNLLMNLDIKFSEAIIGVKRDINTLDGLIKVNIPKGIDSGEVLRARGYGAFYDNKKRGDLLIKVIVKTPKNLSKKAKSLIEDLQKEGI from the coding sequence ATGAAAAATTACTACGACGCCCTTGGAGTACCTAAAAACGCTTCTAAAGAAGAAATTAAAAAAGCGTTTAGAAAGCTTGCTCATAAACATCATCCTGACAAAAAGGGCGGTGATGAGGCCGCTTTTAAAGAGATTAATGAGGCCTATCATGTGCTGACAGATGATAAAAAGCGTTCCGAGTACGATAGATACGGACGGGTTTTTGACGGCGCCAGTGGGGCAGGCGGAGCAAATGGTGGATTTGAGGGTTTTGATTTTGGGGGGTTTTCCGCTGATGGCGGCGCAGCCGGTTTTGATTTTGGAGATATTTTTGAAGATATCTTTGGCGGTTTTAATGCAGGATACGGAAGAGGCGCGCGGCGCGGACGCGACATATCAATTGATCTTGAGCTTTCTTTTGAAGAATCAATTTTTGGAGCAGAAAGGAAAGTGCTTTTAAATAAACTTGCCACTTGCGATAAGTGCAGTGGAAGCGGAGGAGAGCCCGGTTCAGGCATGAAAGAATGTCCTATTTGTCGCGGGCAAGGCAGGGTAAGAGAGACTAAGAAATCTATTTTTGGGACTTTCGCAAGCGTAAGAGAATGCGAAGAATGCAATGGTAAAGGTAAAATTCCCGATAAAAAATGTTCTACTTGTCATGGTGCGGGAGTATTAAAGAAGAGCGGAGAAATAACCATAACTATCCCTAAGGGGATTCAAAATGGAGAAATGATAAAACTTCCAGGCGCAGGCGAGGCTGTCTCTCATGGAGCGTCAGGCGATCTTTATGTAAAGATTCATATATTGTCTCATAAAATTTTTAAAAGAGAAGGGAATAATTTATTGATGAATCTTGATATTAAGTTTTCCGAAGCTATTATAGGCGTTAAGAGAGATATAAATACATTAGACGGCCTTATAAAGGTGAATATTCCAAAAGGGATTGATTCCGGTGAAGTTTTACGAGCGCGCGGGTATGGAGCTTTTTATGATAATAAAAAAAGGGGCGATCTTTTAATCAAGGTTATCGTTAAAACTCCCAAAAATCTTTCTAAAAAAGCGAAATCTCTTATAGAAGACCTGCAAAAAGAAGGGATATAG
- the rpmJ gene encoding 50S ribosomal protein L36 has translation MKIRAATKKICKDCKMTRRKGRVYIICKKNPKHKQRQG, from the coding sequence ATGAAAATCCGCGCCGCAACTAAAAAAATATGTAAAGATTGCAAAATGACCAGACGAAAAGGCAGGGTTTATATTATTTGCAAGAAAAATCCTAAACATAAACAACGACAAGGATAA
- the infA gene encoding translation initiation factor IF-1 translates to MTENKEQDQLVRGTAIEALPNATFRIRLEDGREIIAYLSGKMRIHRIKVLVGDSVGIEMNSPTDTKGRIKKRF, encoded by the coding sequence ATGACAGAAAATAAAGAACAAGATCAATTGGTCCGAGGGACAGCTATAGAGGCTTTGCCAAACGCTACATTTCGTATCCGTCTTGAGGACGGCAGAGAAATAATAGCTTATCTCTCAGGCAAAATGCGCATACATCGTATTAAGGTCTTGGTTGGTGATAGCGTCGGAATAGAGATGAATTCACCGACAGACACAAAAGGGAGAATTAAAAAAAGATTTTAA
- the dnaK gene encoding molecular chaperone DnaK: protein MTKILGIDLGTTNSAMAVMEGGEPRILENSEGNRTTPSIVAVSKTGDRLVGLLAKRQAVTNPENTIFGVKRLIGHKFSDPEIQKDRGLIPYKIEESSDGSIKIKMADKTSRPEEISAMILQKLKQDAQTKLGEKIEEVVITVPAYFNDSQRKATKDAGEIAGFKVRRIINEPTAAALAYGFNKKKDEKIAVFDFGGGTFDISILEVGDDVIEVKSTDGDSHMGGEDIDLKIVNWVAEEFKKESGIDVRNDVLALQRLKEASEKAKHELSSTIESEINIPFITSDASGPKHLLIKLSRSKLEELASEYVDRAMVITKRAIDASGFKIEDINEVVLVGGQTRMPIIIESVKKLFGREPNRSINPDEVVAAGAAIQAGILQGDVKDILLLDVIPLSLGIETLGGVSTKLIEKNTTIPTSKSQTFSTAADNQTSVEIHILQGDRQMASDNKSLGRFILDGIPPSPRGVPQVEVSFDIDANGILNVKARDKASGKEQSVRIEASGGLSKEEVEKMKKDAELHREEDEKKKEMIDVNNNASALVYTAEKALRDAGDKLPEDVKKAVEEKIINLNKVKDGDNAAEIKKATEELSAEIQKIGQSMYKSAEGGNREGQGNNPSSGDENIRDAEMDDDKPAPGEGDKKE from the coding sequence ATGACAAAAATTTTAGGTATAGATCTAGGGACAACTAATTCAGCCATGGCTGTAATGGAAGGCGGAGAACCGAGAATTCTTGAGAATAGCGAAGGGAATAGAACTACGCCATCAATAGTGGCTGTTAGTAAAACAGGCGATCGATTGGTGGGTCTTCTTGCTAAGCGTCAAGCGGTTACTAATCCGGAAAATACGATATTTGGAGTTAAAAGACTGATAGGGCATAAATTTTCTGATCCGGAGATACAGAAAGACAGAGGTTTGATACCGTATAAAATAGAAGAGTCTTCAGACGGAAGCATTAAGATAAAAATGGCTGATAAAACTTCTCGCCCGGAGGAAATATCCGCAATGATTCTGCAGAAGCTGAAGCAGGACGCTCAGACTAAGCTTGGTGAAAAAATTGAGGAAGTTGTTATTACTGTCCCTGCATATTTTAACGACTCGCAAAGAAAAGCGACTAAGGATGCTGGCGAGATAGCCGGATTTAAAGTAAGGAGGATTATAAATGAACCTACGGCCGCGGCCTTAGCTTACGGTTTTAACAAAAAGAAAGATGAAAAGATTGCGGTTTTTGATTTTGGCGGAGGTACATTTGATATATCAATATTGGAAGTCGGCGATGATGTGATAGAGGTTAAATCAACTGACGGCGACAGTCATATGGGCGGGGAAGATATTGATTTGAAGATTGTAAATTGGGTTGCCGAAGAATTTAAAAAAGAGTCAGGGATAGACGTAAGAAACGACGTTCTTGCTCTTCAGCGGTTAAAAGAGGCTTCCGAAAAAGCAAAACATGAATTGTCTTCCACTATTGAATCTGAAATAAATATTCCTTTTATAACTTCTGACGCAAGCGGACCTAAGCATTTACTGATAAAACTCAGCAGGTCAAAGCTTGAAGAATTGGCTTCTGAATATGTAGATAGGGCTATGGTTATAACAAAAAGAGCGATTGATGCTTCCGGTTTTAAGATTGAGGATATAAACGAAGTCGTATTGGTTGGTGGTCAGACCAGGATGCCGATTATTATAGAATCAGTTAAAAAGTTATTCGGAAGAGAGCCAAATAGGTCAATCAATCCGGATGAAGTTGTGGCTGCCGGCGCGGCTATTCAGGCTGGAATACTGCAGGGGGATGTTAAAGATATTCTTTTGCTTGATGTTATACCGCTTTCTTTGGGCATAGAAACTCTTGGCGGCGTGTCAACGAAACTTATTGAGAAAAATACGACAATTCCGACTTCAAAATCTCAAACTTTTTCAACGGCGGCTGATAATCAGACTTCTGTTGAGATTCACATTCTTCAAGGCGACAGGCAGATGGCATCGGATAATAAGTCATTGGGTCGCTTTATATTAGATGGTATCCCGCCTTCTCCTCGCGGGGTTCCACAGGTTGAAGTTTCTTTTGATATAGACGCAAATGGTATTCTCAATGTTAAGGCTCGCGATAAGGCAAGCGGTAAAGAACAATCTGTCAGGATAGAGGCCTCAGGAGGCCTCTCTAAAGAAGAGGTAGAAAAGATGAAGAAAGACGCTGAACTTCATCGTGAAGAAGATGAAAAGAAAAAAGAGATGATAGATGTTAATAATAACGCTAGCGCGCTGGTGTATACTGCGGAGAAGGCGCTCCGCGATGCTGGCGATAAATTGCCGGAAGATGTTAAAAAAGCCGTAGAAGAAAAGATAATCAATCTTAATAAAGTAAAAGATGGTGACAATGCGGCAGAGATTAAAAAGGCTACAGAGGAATTATCCGCAGAAATTCAAAAGATAGGACAAAGTATGTATAAATCCGCTGAAGGTGGAAATAGAGAAGGACAAGGAAATAATCCTTCGTCTGGCGATGAGAATATTCGTGATGCGGAAATGGATGATGACAAGCCGGCTCCGGGTGAAGGTGACAAAAAGGAATAA
- the rpsD gene encoding 30S ribosomal protein S4: MENSQCKTCRRAGAKLFLKGERCVTPKCAMTTKPYAPGALGKSGGKRKGRRGSSEYGTQLRDKQIVKFSYGLRERQFVNYVKEASKKKGVASLELVKLLESRLDNVVYRLGLASNRASSRQLVSHGHITVNGRRNNIPSYKVKIGDKIGIRSGSATKGIFGSLSDRWKKFEAPLWLSVDKDKKEATVIADAVSDDTRFNFNSIIELYSR; this comes from the coding sequence ATGGAAAATTCACAATGTAAAACTTGCAGAAGGGCCGGAGCAAAACTTTTTCTTAAAGGAGAAAGGTGTGTTACGCCTAAGTGCGCAATGACAACTAAGCCTTATGCTCCGGGCGCACTTGGAAAAAGCGGAGGAAAAAGAAAAGGGAGAAGAGGGTCTTCCGAGTATGGCACTCAGTTAAGAGATAAACAAATAGTAAAATTCTCTTATGGATTAAGAGAGCGCCAATTTGTAAATTACGTGAAGGAAGCGTCAAAGAAAAAAGGTGTCGCATCTCTGGAACTTGTAAAATTGCTTGAGTCTAGACTTGATAATGTTGTTTATAGGCTTGGTCTTGCTTCAAATAGGGCAAGTTCAAGACAGCTTGTTTCTCATGGGCATATAACTGTTAATGGCAGAAGAAATAATATACCGTCTTACAAGGTAAAAATAGGAGATAAAATAGGTATTAGGAGCGGGAGCGCTACAAAAGGTATTTTTGGCAGTTTGAGTGATAGATGGAAAAAATTTGAAGCGCCTTTATGGTTATCAGTTGATAAAGATAAAAAAGAAGCGACCGTCATCGCTGATGCAGTTTCAGACGATACTAGGTTTAATTTTAATTCTATTATTGAGCTTTATTCACGTTAA
- a CDS encoding DNA-directed RNA polymerase subunit alpha, protein MDYSIILPSKPRVVSEEATKGVYEIDGLYAGYGHTLGNSLRRAILSSLPGSAITTVKIEGAPHEFSVLPGVKEDVIMILLNLRQVKFKMLTDEPQKITISVNGVKDVTDADIKTSGQIEIVSKGVHIATLTDKNSKFEAELTIEKGLGYIPREVLRKDKVEVGTIVLDAAFTPIRRVNYEVENMRVGDRTDYNRLRFIIESDGTISPREALEKSIEILIKQLKAIVGFEEEHFTEDILKEMPGKEEQEDISGSTEEDYLKTRIEDLNLSSRTLKSLSEASIRTVGGLARKKEEDLLAIDNLGKKGVQEIRRALGNLGLTLKE, encoded by the coding sequence ATGGACTATTCAATAATTTTACCATCAAAGCCAAGAGTTGTTTCGGAAGAGGCGACAAAAGGTGTTTATGAAATAGATGGCCTCTACGCCGGTTATGGGCATACATTGGGAAACTCTCTAAGGAGGGCCATTCTGTCTTCTTTGCCCGGCAGCGCTATTACTACTGTTAAGATTGAGGGAGCTCCTCATGAATTTTCGGTTTTACCGGGAGTGAAAGAAGATGTGATAATGATACTTTTAAATTTACGACAAGTGAAATTCAAGATGCTTACCGATGAACCGCAAAAAATCACTATATCTGTAAACGGAGTGAAAGATGTGACAGATGCCGATATTAAGACATCAGGCCAGATTGAGATTGTAAGCAAGGGCGTCCATATTGCCACACTTACAGATAAAAATTCCAAGTTTGAAGCAGAGTTGACTATTGAGAAAGGATTGGGTTATATTCCAAGGGAGGTGTTAAGGAAAGATAAAGTTGAAGTTGGAACAATTGTCCTTGACGCGGCTTTTACGCCTATCAGAAGAGTTAATTATGAAGTGGAAAATATGCGTGTTGGCGATAGAACTGATTATAATAGATTGCGCTTTATCATAGAATCTGACGGCACCATCTCGCCAAGAGAGGCCCTTGAGAAATCTATAGAAATACTTATTAAACAGCTTAAAGCAATCGTTGGTTTTGAGGAGGAGCATTTTACTGAAGATATTCTAAAAGAAATGCCAGGTAAAGAAGAACAAGAGGACATTTCCGGTTCTACGGAAGAAGATTATCTTAAGACAAGGATAGAAGATCTTAACCTGTCTTCAAGAACGTTAAAATCTCTTTCAGAAGCAAGTATTAGGACAGTTGGAGGATTGGCAAGGAAAAAAGAAGAAGATCTTTTAGCTATTGATAATTTGGGAAAAAAAGGCGTTCAGGAGATTAGGCGCGCTTTGGGAAATTTAGGGCTTACTTTGAAGGAATAA
- a CDS encoding nucleotide exchange factor GrpE → MEKDEKNNNIDDDIIAQDESSSSSDIAKELNLKLSQCEKERQEYLEGWQRAKADFINFKKEEIDNRKKMEAIFKEAVLVDFLTVTDNFEMAFANKDAWEGLPKGWRQGIEHIYAQLISVLESHGLDIIESDGKKFNPEEHRAIGSIDVDSEEKDHIILEELQRGYRLGGKVVRPSQVKIGIYKKVN, encoded by the coding sequence ATGGAAAAAGATGAAAAAAATAACAATATAGACGATGATATAATCGCTCAAGACGAAAGCTCTTCTTCGTCAGATATCGCCAAAGAGCTTAATTTAAAACTGAGTCAATGCGAGAAAGAAAGACAAGAATATCTTGAAGGCTGGCAGAGAGCTAAGGCGGACTTTATCAATTTTAAAAAGGAAGAAATTGATAATAGAAAAAAAATGGAAGCAATTTTTAAAGAGGCTGTTCTCGTTGATTTTTTGACAGTTACTGATAATTTTGAAATGGCTTTTGCCAATAAAGACGCTTGGGAAGGATTGCCTAAGGGCTGGCGCCAGGGGATTGAGCACATATATGCCCAATTGATAAGCGTTTTGGAATCTCATGGTTTGGACATTATAGAGTCAGATGGTAAAAAATTTAATCCGGAAGAACATAGGGCAATCGGGAGTATAGATGTTGACAGTGAAGAAAAAGATCATATTATTTTAGAGGAGTTACAACGAGGATATAGGCTAGGAGGAAAAGTTGTAAGACCTTCCCAGGTGAAAATAGGGATTTATAAAAAGGTTAATTAA
- the rplQ gene encoding 50S ribosomal protein L17, protein MNHLKKGRKFGRVRNQRKALVRLLTKNFIEHEKIKTTEAKARELRPIVEKMVTKARTGSLASRRIIIAEIGEENTKKLFNEIAPKYKDRKGGYTRIIKLGSRNGDASPMAIIEFV, encoded by the coding sequence ATGAATCATTTAAAAAAAGGGAGAAAATTTGGCAGAGTTAGAAATCAGAGGAAAGCGCTCGTGCGTCTTTTGACTAAGAATTTTATTGAGCATGAGAAGATAAAGACCACAGAGGCTAAAGCCAGAGAATTAAGGCCTATTGTTGAAAAAATGGTTACTAAAGCGAGAACAGGCAGTCTTGCTTCTCGCAGGATTATTATTGCCGAAATCGGAGAGGAAAATACAAAAAAACTTTTTAATGAAATAGCGCCGAAATATAAAGACAGAAAAGGAGGATATACAAGGATTATAAAACTTGGAAGCCGTAATGGCGACGCGAGTCCTATGGCAATAATAGAGTTTGTTTAA
- a CDS encoding uL13 family ribosomal protein encodes MEKEYTIDAKGRSLGRVASEAAKILNGKTSPDYEANKVAPVKLTVLNASALNVPLKKLKQKKYVNYSGYPGSQSFETLEKLIERLGMGEALKIAVKNMLPKNKLNKLMMKNLNIKD; translated from the coding sequence ATGGAAAAGGAATATACAATTGATGCAAAGGGCAGGTCTTTAGGCAGGGTTGCTTCAGAGGCGGCAAAAATACTTAACGGTAAGACGTCGCCTGATTACGAGGCTAATAAAGTTGCTCCCGTAAAACTAACGGTGTTAAATGCATCGGCTTTAAATGTGCCGTTAAAAAAACTAAAGCAGAAAAAATATGTAAATTATTCCGGATACCCGGGTTCTCAAAGTTTTGAAACTTTAGAAAAGCTTATAGAGCGATTGGGAATGGGTGAAGCTCTAAAAATAGCGGTTAAAAATATGCTTCCTAAAAATAAATTGAATAAATTAATGATGAAAAATTTAAATATAAAAGATTAA
- the rpsI gene encoding 30S ribosomal protein S9 — MPTDKIIEKTENIVDTKTKDIPKGSYYEAVGRRKSAVARVRLFNKGKDKSDVTINGKSLKDYFPTDKLQKTAISSLDIMKADDRFKVTAKITGGGIQGQAEALRHALARALVEFNLEFRKRLKKATFLKRDPRVKERRKFGLKKARKSPQWSKR, encoded by the coding sequence ATGCCTACAGATAAAATAATAGAAAAAACAGAGAATATTGTTGATACTAAGACTAAAGATATTCCCAAGGGGTCATATTATGAGGCCGTGGGAAGAAGAAAATCAGCTGTTGCTAGAGTGCGTCTTTTTAATAAGGGTAAGGATAAGTCAGATGTTACTATAAATGGCAAAAGCTTGAAAGATTATTTTCCTACAGATAAATTGCAGAAGACGGCAATAAGTTCTCTTGATATAATGAAAGCAGATGATCGTTTTAAAGTTACGGCAAAGATTACGGGAGGTGGTATACAAGGCCAAGCTGAAGCTCTAAGGCACGCGCTCGCTAGGGCTTTAGTTGAGTTTAATCTTGAGTTTAGAAAGAGATTAAAGAAAGCTACATTTCTAAAGCGTGACCCCAGAGTGAAAGAAAGACGTAAATTTGGGCTTAAAAAGGCAAGAAAGTCGCCTCAATGGAGCAAACGATAA
- the rpsK gene encoding 30S ribosomal protein S11, with translation MANIPKKKISKGIINILSTYNNTLVSVSDDSGGVLIWSSSGSLGFKGAKKGTPFAASKVAEVVADKASIIGLKEADVIVRGVGAGRDSAIRTFASRGIEINSILDTTPVPHNGPKAKKPRRV, from the coding sequence ATGGCTAATATTCCTAAAAAGAAGATATCAAAAGGCATAATTAATATTTTATCAACTTATAATAACACCTTAGTATCTGTTTCAGATGACAGCGGCGGAGTATTGATATGGTCTTCAAGCGGCTCTTTAGGATTTAAGGGAGCGAAGAAGGGTACGCCGTTTGCCGCTTCTAAAGTTGCCGAAGTTGTCGCTGATAAGGCTTCAATCATTGGATTAAAGGAGGCTGATGTCATAGTGAGAGGAGTGGGCGCCGGCAGAGATTCTGCAATAAGAACTTTTGCATCAAGGGGAATTGAGATAAATTCTATCTTGGACACAACACCTGTTCCTCATAATGGACCTAAAGCCAAAAAGCCAAGGAGAGTATAA
- the rpsM gene encoding 30S ribosomal protein S13, translated as MRIKGINIPEKKHLEIALTAIYGIGRFRSTRILKEAGVPKDKLAGDLTPEEEKKVRTLAEDYVSEGDLKKEIAENIKRLKEIKCYRGARHMKSLPSRGQRTKTNSRTRRGNVRKTMGSGRTKVDKK; from the coding sequence ATGAGAATAAAGGGTATAAATATTCCGGAGAAAAAACATTTGGAGATAGCGCTTACAGCCATCTATGGTATTGGGCGTTTTAGGTCAACAAGAATATTAAAAGAAGCGGGTGTGCCTAAAGACAAGCTTGCCGGCGACCTTACGCCGGAAGAGGAGAAGAAAGTCAGAACACTTGCTGAGGATTATGTTTCAGAGGGAGATTTGAAGAAAGAAATTGCTGAGAATATTAAAAGACTTAAAGAGATAAAATGCTACAGAGGCGCAAGGCATATGAAATCGCTGCCTTCAAGAGGCCAAAGGACGAAAACTAATTCAAGGACCAGAAGAGGAAATGTAAGAAAGACAATGGGATCAGGAAGAACAAAAGTTGATAAGAAATAA